One Pieris brassicae chromosome 11, ilPieBrab1.1, whole genome shotgun sequence DNA window includes the following coding sequences:
- the LOC123716477 gene encoding zinc finger protein 25-like, whose amino-acid sequence MDSFEKRCRLCAKQHEASIMIFGAETASMELQSKLNKYLLLEVDEDDKLPKIICTQCCKQLQEVCEFIDRTREAQETLLQGSMFHEQLKNIEITKKSQMPQITNVTFQGTKKQISTMVTTDVTPEFAEITYLHGADGENVTLTRNKGKAASSDPKEVNEKPFGCNLCRRKFLTEFALKNHAWLHSSPGTDQTFLCTICDKIFYVKNDFLAHFKEHKHSRYCPACKRTFRTDRNLKLHMEMHSSNKSIFTCNDCGRSYSTKNCLKNHMISHSNEKPFQCTECKKRFKRRQELRFHSNKHTGARPFKCPKCDRRFTSSGNCYSHKIRMHPMEPEEREARQIGKSNVIVDEDVNYNSKYKCRICSHTFNQKENFTYHMYQHTGIKPYHCIYCIEKFVTRRGIHLHYEHKHPGRDRPLALLTKTDNSSQN is encoded by the exons ATGGATTCATTTGAAAAGCGTTGCAGACTTTGTGCGAAACAACATGAAGCTTCGATAATGATATTCGGCGCAGAAACAGCTTCTATGGAACTCCAAAGCAAGTTGAATAAGTATTTGCTGCTAGAG GTTGATGAAGATGATAAATTACCAAAAATCATTTGTACCCAGTGTTGCAAACAATTGCAAGAAGTATGTGAATTTATTGATAGAACTCGTGAGGCGCAAGAGACTCTTTTACAAGGTAGCATGTTTCATGAACAGCTTAAAAACAtcgaaataacaaaaaaatcacaGATGCCTCAAATAACGAACGTAACATTTCAAGGCACCAAAAAGCAAATATCAACGATGGTGACAACAGATGTAACTCCAGAATTCGCGGAGATAACGTACTTACATGGAGCGGATGGAGAAAATGTAACACTCACTCGCAATAAGGGTAAAGCGGCAAGCTCTGATCCAAAAGAAGTAAACGAAAAACCTTTTGGTTGCAATTTATGTCGTAGGAAATTTCTAACGGAGTTCGCTCTTAAGAACCACGCCTGGTTACATTCGTCACCTGGTACAGACCAAACCTTTCTTTGTACaatttgtgataaaatattttatgtaaagaaTGATTTCTTGGCGCATTTTAAGGAACATAAACATTCACGGTATTGTCCTGCGTGTAAGAGAAC attCAGAACAGAtcggaatttaaaattacacatgGAAATGCATAGttcaaataaaagtatatttacttGTAACGACTGTGGACGGTCATACTCTACGAAGAACTGTTTGAAAAATCATATGATTTCACATAGTAACGAAAAACCTTTTCAATGCACGGAGTGCAAGAAAAGATTCAAAAGACGTCAAGAGTTGCGA TTTCATTCTAACAAACACACTGGAGCGCGACCATTTAAATGTCCAAAATGTGACAGGCGCTTTACTAGTTCGGGCAACTGTTATTCACACAAAATAAGGATGCACCCGATGGAGCCCGAAGAAAGGGAAGCTCGACAAATTGGAAAATCTAATGTAATAGTTGACGAAGACGTTAATTATAACTCCAAATACAAGTGTCGTATCTGTTCCCATACATTTAATCAAAAGGAAAATTTTACA TACCATATGTATCAACATACAGGTATTAAGCCATATCactgtatatattgtatagaaAAATTTGTAACAAGGAGAGGAATACATCTCCACTATGAACATAAGCATCCAGGAAGAGATCGACCACTGGCTTTACTGACTAAAACTGACAACTCGTCACAAAACtag
- the LOC123716079 gene encoding nicotinate phosphoribosyltransferase isoform X1: MSKVSWDDKTMARQNGIVQPLLTDLYQITMAYAYWKSGKVNDAAVFDLFFRTNPFQGEFTIFAGLEECLKFLQNFHYSDSDIEYLRQTLPSTIEPAFFDYLKDLTCKDIILSAIEEGSVVFPRVPLLRVEGPLIIAQLLETTLLTLVNFASLMATNAARYRMFAGKHISLLEFGLRRAQGPDGGLSASKYSYIGGFDGTSNVLAGKMFNIPVKGTHAHSYVTSFSTLDDIQRVTLQHAETREKCNLLEKALDWRNRLSPILDASPEEASDGELAALISYALAFPSGFLALVDTYDVKRYRFDGLHRQHMNGHSGYNSNCGSNGITPAIRSRCGYTVERTLRSGLLNFCAVALALHECGYTAVGIRIDSGDLAYLSVLARDTFKKIADTFDLPWFAKLTIVASNDINEDTILSLHEQGHAIDCFGIGTHLVTCQRQPALGCVYKLVEINGQPRIKLSQDVGKVTIPGHKKAYRLFGADGHALIDLLQRSSEAAPEVGQKVLCRHPFQESKRAYVIPSKVEHLYKIYWKDGHINTAPKPLSEVRERVQASLRTLRQDIKRNLNPTPYKVAVSDDLYNFIHDLWLQNAPIGELS; this comes from the exons ATGTCTAAAGTTTCATGGGATGATAAAACTATGGCAAGGCAAAACGGAATCGTTCAACCTCTGCTTACTG atctTTATCAAATAACAATGGCATATGCATATTGGAAATCTGGTAAAGTAAATGATGCTGCTGTCTTTGACCTATTTTTTCGCACAAACCCATTCCAAGgagaatttactatatttgcTGGTCTTGAAGAATGCCTAAAGTTTTTACAGAATTTTCATTATTCTGACAGTG ATATAGAATACTTGAGGCAAACATTGCCATCAACAATAGAGCCTGCATTTTTTGATTACTTAAAAGATTTAACCTGTAAGGATATCATTTTAAGTGCCATCGAAGAAGGGTCTGTTGTATTTCCAAG AGTCCCATTATTAAGAGTTGAAGGCCCCCTGATAATCGCCCAGTTGTTAGAGACAACTCTTTTAACCCTGGTTAATTTCGCAAG TCTTATGGCTACAAATGCAGCTCGCTACAGAATGTTTGCTGGCAAACATATCTCTTTATTAGAATTTGGACTGAGAAGGGCACAGGGACCAGATGGAGGACTTTCAGCATCGAAATACTCGTATATTG GGGGTTTCGATGGTACGAGCAACGTCTTAGCGGGCAAGATGTTCAATATCCCCGTAAAGGGGACGCATGCACACTCCTACGTGACGTCATTCAGTACACTTGATGACATACAACGCGTTACATTACAACACGCAGAAACACGAGAGAAATGTAATCTTCTAGAGAAAGCTTTAGATTGGCGGAACAGGCTCTCGCCAATATTGGACGCGTCTCCCGAAGAAGCGAGCGACGGAGAGCTGGCGGCTTTGATATCGTATGCACTAGCGTTTCCTTCGGGCTTCCTCGCGCTGGTCGATACCTACGACGTGAAGAGGTACCGCTTTGATGGCTTGCACAGACAACATATGAATGGGCATTCCGGCTACAATAGCAACTGTGGATCCAATGGTATTACACCGGCTATCCGTAGTAGATGTGGATACACGGTTGAACGCACACTGAG GAGCGGTTTACTGAACTTTTGCGCCGTTGCATTGGCATTACACGAGTGCGGATATACAGCTGTAGGGATCCGAATTGACAGTGGTGATTTGGCATACCTCTCGGTATTGGCGAGAGAtaccttcaagaaaatagctGACACTTTCGACCTGCCCTGGTTCGCTAAGCTGACAATTGTCGCCTCAAATGATATAAACGAAGACACGATATTGAGTCTTCATGAGCAAGGTCATGCAATCGACTGTTTTGGCATCGGAACACATTTAG TTACATGCCAGCGTCAGCCAGCCTTAGGATGTGTCTACAAGTTGGTAGAAATAAATGGACAGCCACGAATCAAGCTCAGTCAAGATGTCGGAAAAGTAACAATTCCCGGTCACAAAAAG GCGTATAGATTATTCGGTGCGGATGGTCATGCGCTGATAGATCTATTGCAACGTTCGTCGGAAGCGGCACCTGAGGTCGGGCAGAAAGTGCTCTGTCGTCATCCCTTCCAAGAATCCAAGAGGGCCTACGTTATACCCAGTAAAGTCGAACATCTTTATaag ATATACTGGAAAGACGGACATATCAACACTGCACCAAAGCCGCTGTCCGAAGTTCGTGAAAGAGTTCAGGCCTCGCTAAGAACTCTACGTCAGGATATCAAGAGAAATTTGAATCCTACGCCAtataag gtcGCAGTAAGCGATGACCTCTACAATTTTATTCACGACTTGTGGCTTCAAAACGCACCGATCGGCGAATTATCCTGA
- the LOC123716079 gene encoding nicotinate phosphoribosyltransferase isoform X2 encodes MSKVSWDDKTMARQNGIVQPLLTDLYQITMAYAYWKSGKVNDAAVFDLFFRTNPFQGEFTIFAGLEECLKFLQNFHYSDSDIEYLRQTLPSTIEPAFFDYLKDLTCKDIILSAIEEGSVVFPRVPLLRVEGPLIIAQLLETTLLTLVNFASLMATNAARYRMFAGKHISLLEFGLRRAQGPDGGLSASKYSYIGGFDGTSNVLAGKMFNIPVKGTHAHSYVTSFSTLDDIQRVTLQHAETREKCNLLEKALDWRNRLSPILDASPEEASDGELAALISYALAFPSGFLALVDTYDVKRSGLLNFCAVALALHECGYTAVGIRIDSGDLAYLSVLARDTFKKIADTFDLPWFAKLTIVASNDINEDTILSLHEQGHAIDCFGIGTHLVTCQRQPALGCVYKLVEINGQPRIKLSQDVGKVTIPGHKKAYRLFGADGHALIDLLQRSSEAAPEVGQKVLCRHPFQESKRAYVIPSKVEHLYKIYWKDGHINTAPKPLSEVRERVQASLRTLRQDIKRNLNPTPYKVAVSDDLYNFIHDLWLQNAPIGELS; translated from the exons ATGTCTAAAGTTTCATGGGATGATAAAACTATGGCAAGGCAAAACGGAATCGTTCAACCTCTGCTTACTG atctTTATCAAATAACAATGGCATATGCATATTGGAAATCTGGTAAAGTAAATGATGCTGCTGTCTTTGACCTATTTTTTCGCACAAACCCATTCCAAGgagaatttactatatttgcTGGTCTTGAAGAATGCCTAAAGTTTTTACAGAATTTTCATTATTCTGACAGTG ATATAGAATACTTGAGGCAAACATTGCCATCAACAATAGAGCCTGCATTTTTTGATTACTTAAAAGATTTAACCTGTAAGGATATCATTTTAAGTGCCATCGAAGAAGGGTCTGTTGTATTTCCAAG AGTCCCATTATTAAGAGTTGAAGGCCCCCTGATAATCGCCCAGTTGTTAGAGACAACTCTTTTAACCCTGGTTAATTTCGCAAG TCTTATGGCTACAAATGCAGCTCGCTACAGAATGTTTGCTGGCAAACATATCTCTTTATTAGAATTTGGACTGAGAAGGGCACAGGGACCAGATGGAGGACTTTCAGCATCGAAATACTCGTATATTG GGGGTTTCGATGGTACGAGCAACGTCTTAGCGGGCAAGATGTTCAATATCCCCGTAAAGGGGACGCATGCACACTCCTACGTGACGTCATTCAGTACACTTGATGACATACAACGCGTTACATTACAACACGCAGAAACACGAGAGAAATGTAATCTTCTAGAGAAAGCTTTAGATTGGCGGAACAGGCTCTCGCCAATATTGGACGCGTCTCCCGAAGAAGCGAGCGACGGAGAGCTGGCGGCTTTGATATCGTATGCACTAGCGTTTCCTTCGGGCTTCCTCGCGCTGGTCGATACCTACGACGTGAAGAG GAGCGGTTTACTGAACTTTTGCGCCGTTGCATTGGCATTACACGAGTGCGGATATACAGCTGTAGGGATCCGAATTGACAGTGGTGATTTGGCATACCTCTCGGTATTGGCGAGAGAtaccttcaagaaaatagctGACACTTTCGACCTGCCCTGGTTCGCTAAGCTGACAATTGTCGCCTCAAATGATATAAACGAAGACACGATATTGAGTCTTCATGAGCAAGGTCATGCAATCGACTGTTTTGGCATCGGAACACATTTAG TTACATGCCAGCGTCAGCCAGCCTTAGGATGTGTCTACAAGTTGGTAGAAATAAATGGACAGCCACGAATCAAGCTCAGTCAAGATGTCGGAAAAGTAACAATTCCCGGTCACAAAAAG GCGTATAGATTATTCGGTGCGGATGGTCATGCGCTGATAGATCTATTGCAACGTTCGTCGGAAGCGGCACCTGAGGTCGGGCAGAAAGTGCTCTGTCGTCATCCCTTCCAAGAATCCAAGAGGGCCTACGTTATACCCAGTAAAGTCGAACATCTTTATaag ATATACTGGAAAGACGGACATATCAACACTGCACCAAAGCCGCTGTCCGAAGTTCGTGAAAGAGTTCAGGCCTCGCTAAGAACTCTACGTCAGGATATCAAGAGAAATTTGAATCCTACGCCAtataag gtcGCAGTAAGCGATGACCTCTACAATTTTATTCACGACTTGTGGCTTCAAAACGCACCGATCGGCGAATTATCCTGA